TTTTATTATTTCTTAAGGAATGATTGTAACTCTTCTGGTAAAGTGTTAGAAATAGAAGGTATTGTTGTTGTTAATTAAAAGGAGGATATCATTTAATGTCAGACAAAGACAAAGAAACATGGAATGAGAAAGAGGACAATAAGGAAGAAAAATCTCTGGAGAACACATCGGAGCCACTTCAAGAGCAGACAGATTCTGTGAGTCACCCAGCAGCGGAGGAACTAAACGGTACGGTTGACCTATCATCTGCCGACACATCTGATTCGGTTCATGTAGGTAATGAAAGTGAACCTCTGGATGTAAATCCTGTTACTCCAACACAGCCTGTCGATTATGTTGAACCCTCGAGCTCAGGTGACCCAGACAATGGTAACCGTTCAACACGGATATGGATAGGTGTTTCACTCGTACTCGCCATCATTTTGGTCGTTGTACTTATTAGACCTCCATTCAACGGCAGTAACCAAGACAATTCTGACGCTGTCGCGACTGTAAATAATGTGAACATTAGTAAGGACAAGCTATACGATGCTCTAGTAGTAGCTGGTGGTGCACAAACACTTGATTCTCTAATTACTGAGGAACTAATCGAACAAGAAGCCGTTAAAGCGAAAATAACGGTGACTGATGCTGATTTCGATAAGGAAATTGCAACAATCAAGAAGAACTTTCCTACAGAAGAAGCCTTCAACGAAGCTTTGGGACAAGCAGGTATGACACTTGCTAATTTGAAGGATCAAATGAAGCCTAAAGTTAAAATACGTAAGATACTAGAACCAAAAGTAACAGTTACAGATGCTGATGTGAAACAAAATTTCGAAGATAACAAAGCAACCTACGACACTGCTGAACAAGTTCGAGCTTCTCACATTTTGGTTGCCACCAAAGCAGAAGCTGAAGCAATATTGAAAGAGCTAAAAGCTGGTGGAGATTTCGCTGCCATTGCTAAAGAAAAATCAATCGACCCTGGATCTAAAGATGCTGGCGGAGATTTGGATTTCTTTGCACGTGGGGCGATGGTTGAGCCCTTTGAAAAAGTTGCCTTTGCATTAAAAAAAGATGAATTGAGCGGTGTTGTATCGACAACTCACGGATTCCATATCATCAAACTCACAGATCGTAAAGAAGCTCATAAAGCAACTTTAGAAGAAAAATCTGCTGATATTCGTGAGCAACTTGTTACTGCCAAGGTTTCTGAAATGTCCGCAACTTGGCTTGCAGAAATCAAAGAAAAAGCAACTATCAAGAATACACTTGAAGAAAAAGCTGCTGTAAGCACTGGCACTACCGCTCCAACTACGGACACAGCGAAGTAATTAACCTACTTCATTGAGATCTACCGCGTGAGAACCTTCACGCGGTTTTTTCTTATATGGAGACATGGCAGCTGATTATGATAAAGAACCCAATGGAGCTGAGGCTCATTGGGTTCTTTATCATAGTCTAGTATTCAGTGCTGTACTTCATCTTGTATATCACTCAGCATAGTCAGCATATCTATTCCCGATTGATTACCTAGTAGAATAACGACCGTCCCACTCTTAAGATCTCGAGAGATACCGGTGGAATAACCCGTCCCACTTCCATTATGGAATACTGTTGTTCCCGCGTTCGTCTCCTTAATCATCCAACCATAACCATAGTTTCGGGCTGAATAAGGTGTGAACATCTGATTCAGTGATGATTGGGATAGGATCTCATCGGTATACAGGGCACGGTCCCATTTCAATAAATCATCAACGGTTGAATAAAGAGTGCCCGTCCCTGACTGCGAAACATAATAACTAGCTTCAGTCCATTGATTCTCCTTTTGGACATATCCTTGAATAACATTAAGCTTAGGAGAAGCTACACCTGTCTCCTCCATCTCAAGCGGATTAAATACAGTCTGCTGTAGATAATCACCATACGTCATTCCTGATACTTGCTCTATGATACTCGCAAGTAATACATATCCACCATTGCTGTATTTAAAAGAGGAACCTGGTTCGAAATCAAGCTTCTTAGCCTTAATTTCTGTAAGGGTCTGATCCATCGTCATACCTTCTTCTCTGGTAAAATTGGCTGGTATACCAGATGTATGAGATAGAAGCATATGTAGCGTAATTTCATCACCCCGTGGAAAATCTGGAATATAGAGGCTTAAAGGATCATCAAGATCGAGCTTCCCTTGTTCTACCAAGTTCATGATTGCTGTAGCGGTAAAAGATTTCGTAATGGATGCAATTCTTGACTTCATGTCTGGACGATTCAATTTACCTTTGCCAGCATTGCCGTACCCCTTCTTAAGCAGTATATTTCCATCTTGAGCAACAAGTGCTATCCCCGAATAGGCATGATCAATAAAATATTTATCAATCCCTTTGGACTGCTTACTAATGAAAGTTGCGTGATCAGGAGTCAATTGAAGACTCTGCGTACCAGAAATCGTCTCACTGCTCATTGTAACTTTTAATGCCTCTGTTAGACCACGCAATGGCACCATAATCGTTCCGTTTACTACTTTGGAAGGCGCTCCAGCATCCACAATCGTGTAACCATTCACTTCAAACTGTGCAGTTCCTGATCGATGTGCAATGGTGTCCCCATTGGAACGAATGATAGAAACTCTCTTAGCCGCATTCCATTCCACAGAAGCCCCAAGACTCTTAGCTGTATCTCTTAAAGACACATATGTCGTTCCATTGCTCACAAACGGCGCATGACTGAATGTAACGAGGTCCCTATTCACATATATAGCTATGGGACGTGATGCGTCTACAGTATTAGGTGATACAACACCTATCGAAGCTGCAAGTATACTAGCCATAATTCCTAGCTTGATCTTGTGTTTCCAAACATTCATCCTATCTTCTCCTTAAACATTAAATGATGCCCATTCCCCTATACTCCTAACCAATCCCAATGTTTATTGATATGACGAAGTGTACTGGACTTATCTGGGCTTTTCAAAGTATACCATAAGAATATGAATGAGCTGACGTGCATCAGTATCCATTCTCTAAGTACTGCGGAAGTCTGCAGCACGCACTTGCTCCAGAGGCTTAATCAGTTCATCATTTCTTTCATACTATCGGAATTGGACGTTTGAAATTTAGCTATTTGCTTAAAGCTATCTTTCAGTTGAGCATAGATCTGTTCATACAATGGAAGGAATTCTTGATAGAGCTGATGATTCTCTTCTATTGGCGTGTAGAGTGCTTGAGAAACATAGTCTGATGAATCTAATAAATCATTAGTGACTCCCATGGCGTATAACGCTAATTTGGCAGCACCTAGACCAGAACTCTCAATGACTTCAGGTATTTCCACTGGAATTCCTAGTACATCCGCCATGATCTGGCAGCATAGCTCCGATCTCACTACCCCACCGGATGCCCGTATCCTAGTAGGAGTCACAGATAGATTCTCTAGCAAAGAAACGATCAACCCTATTTGAAAAATCATTCCCTCCATAGCCGCTCTCATCATATGAGATTTCCCATGGGCCATAGACAAGCCGAAGAATACCCCCCTAGAGTTAGCATCCCAAAAAGGGGCACGTTCCCCTGTTAATAATGGAAGGAACAACAGACCATTCGCACCTGGAGGCGCCTCCTTCGCAATATCTAGAAATGGTGTATATTGCTGTAACACATGTTCTGATAGAGGGGAAATACCTTCGGAGAATAATTGGTCTACCGTCCACTTCAGCACAACCCCACCATTGTTTGAAGCCCCACCAATAACCCAATAGTCCTCTGTTAATGCATAACAGAACAACCGTCCCTCTGGATCCAATGTCGGCTTCCGAACAACCGTGCGCACAGCACTACTTGTTCCAATCGTTACACCAACCTCGTCAGAATTCATAACGCCAATACCGAGATTGGCGAGTACACCATCTGCAGCTCCAATAACAAAAGGTGTATCCTGATGCAACCCTATAGCCGATGCATATTCAGCTACCATGCCAGACATCCGATATGTGGATGGTACGGGCTCAGAGAGTTGTTCTTTATTAACGCCAGTTAATTGAAGAGCCTCTTCTTCCCATATCAACTCATGAATATTTAACATACCTGTTCCACTTGCAATGGAATAATCGACCTTATATTGTTTGAACAATTGATAGAATACGTATTCTTTAATTCCTATAAACTTATAAGCTTGTTTGAATATACCCGGATGGTTGTCTCTGATCCAGATAAGTTTCGTCAAAGGTGACATAGGGTGTATAGGCGTACCTGTCTTTAGATAGATTCGTTTGCCTTGTCCGCTACTAATAAGCCCTTCTGACTCTACTACGCTCCGTTGATCTGCCCAAATTATACTTGGTGTTAGCGGTTGATGATTCTCATCGACCACAATGAGGCTGTGCATAGCACTACTGAAAGACACACATAAGATGTCGTCTGCATGAATTCCAGATTTAGTTATAACTACATTCATCGCATCTACTGTAGCTTGGAAAATTTGATTGGGATCTTGCTCCGCTCTATCTGACTGTGGAACGTTCAAAGGATAACCTATCGAATGCATAGCCTTCACTTTTCCACTCTGATGAATCATCAGCGTCTTGACACTCGTCGTACCAATATCAACTGCTAATACATAATCTTTTACTTTATTCATTTACTGGGTGTCCTTTCTAATCGAACTGTTATTTTATAAGATTGACTCACCATCTCAATTTGTGAATGTCGTTTTAGCTCTAAGGCAAATTATATATTCTAAAGAATTAGGATACCAGCCTAATTTAACAGCACATAGACTTGTATCAACTTGAATAACCGAATAAGCGATTGAGAATCTTCATTTTGATTACAATGGAATAAACGGTATAAGCATTTATAATTTAAAATAAATTCCATTAATGTAAAACAGATGTATTTAAATGGGACTTTTATCTCATATTCATGTATTTAATAATTTCTATTACATAGACTATTTGCACTACTCTATGCTAGAATATGGTAATCAAATTGAATTTATAGGAGGATTTACTTACTATGACTTGGTTAAACAATCTGCCTCTTTCACAGAAAATTGTTGCTGGTTGCTATATCATTGCGTCCCTTTTTGCTATTCCTATCATTATTGCTTTTATTATTATGGGGAACATTGTCATAGGACTCAGCTTGATTGTAGTTCTGTTAGCGTTAACTTACCCTCTTTCACGCTTTGTGGAGAGAACGCTTACATCTTCCTTTGATGATATATCTAACGTTACCTATAATATTTCTAAAGGTGACTTTTCAGTTAGAGTAAGTGAAACAGGCTCAATGGTTTCTCTTGGTCGTTCCTTCAATAACATGATTGATAAATTGTCTAAGATTCTTACCGACGCCTCAGGAATTACGAAGCAAGTCATGGGAACAAGTCGCGGTATTACCGACAAGAATGAAGAGCTTAGGCAAGTCATGGCTCAAGTTGCTCATTCTTCTAATGAACTTGCAGTAGGCGCTAATGAAATATCTCAAGATATTGCAGGAATGACAGACTCTATTCAGGATATTGAGCAGAAGGTAAGTAATTATACTGCTTCTACTAAATTAATGAATCAGCGATCTATTGAAATGATTACTTTAGTAGAAAAGGGAAGACAATCTGTTGAAAAACAATCCGAAGGAATGCGCCTTAATATTAGTGCAACTGAAAAAGTGGCTGAAACCATTGAAGATCTCTCCAAAAATGCTCAAAACATTTCAAAAATAACGAAATCCATCTCTGATATAGCGCAACAAACAAATCTCCTGTCACTTAACGCGTCCATTGAAGCCGCACGTGCTGGTGAACATGGCAAAGGATTTGCTGTGGTAGCTCAAGAAGTACGTAAATTAGCTGAGGAATCTACAGCTTCTACCCATAGTGTGTTCGGCTTAGTACAAAGTATAGAACAAGGTGTGAAACAAGCCATTGAACATATTCATGTTAATGAAGAAGTGGTTCGTCTACAGAATGATATGATTGGCGAAGCAGAGCAAATTTTCAAACAAATTGTTCAAAGTGTTCAGTACATTTCCGAACAAATTTCTTCTTTCTCTAATGAAAGTGATATAATGTTAGACGGTGCACAAAAAATTTCAGGTGCCATTCAGAATATATCAGCTATTACTGAACAATCTGCTGCTGGAACACAACAAGTATCTGCATCTATGAATTCACAAATAGACTCGATTCAAGCTGTCGCAAGAGAAGCCGAATCTATGAATACCGCTGTATTCCAGTTACAGAAGACATTAAATATTTTAAAATTTTAGTTGTAGAAGAAACCTAAATCGGTAGATGATCACACATATAAAATGGATAGAGTCGTCAGAAATTATCTGATCCTCTATCCATTTTCTGTATTGTGTATAATCCATTCCTGCTTCGTCTAATTAAGCTTCACTTCTACGTCCCGACCCGAATCATAGTAGCTGTAAATTCCCGGATTAAGCTCCAGTTTTCCGTCCATTGCAACGTTTTCGTAACGATCCACATTTACGCCCGTTGAAACCACTCCCTTCGAAACCCCTTCCGGATAGACTACTTCGCCGTCAAAA
The nucleotide sequence above comes from Paenibacillus sp. IHBB 10380. Encoded proteins:
- a CDS encoding peptidylprolyl isomerase, encoding MSDKDKETWNEKEDNKEEKSLENTSEPLQEQTDSVSHPAAEELNGTVDLSSADTSDSVHVGNESEPLDVNPVTPTQPVDYVEPSSSGDPDNGNRSTRIWIGVSLVLAIILVVVLIRPPFNGSNQDNSDAVATVNNVNISKDKLYDALVVAGGAQTLDSLITEELIEQEAVKAKITVTDADFDKEIATIKKNFPTEEAFNEALGQAGMTLANLKDQMKPKVKIRKILEPKVTVTDADVKQNFEDNKATYDTAEQVRASHILVATKAEAEAILKELKAGGDFAAIAKEKSIDPGSKDAGGDLDFFARGAMVEPFEKVAFALKKDELSGVVSTTHGFHIIKLTDRKEAHKATLEEKSADIREQLVTAKVSEMSATWLAEIKEKATIKNTLEEKAAVSTGTTAPTTDTAK
- a CDS encoding serine hydrolase, producing the protein MNVWKHKIKLGIMASILAASIGVVSPNTVDASRPIAIYVNRDLVTFSHAPFVSNGTTYVSLRDTAKSLGASVEWNAAKRVSIIRSNGDTIAHRSGTAQFEVNGYTIVDAGAPSKVVNGTIMVPLRGLTEALKVTMSSETISGTQSLQLTPDHATFISKQSKGIDKYFIDHAYSGIALVAQDGNILLKKGYGNAGKGKLNRPDMKSRIASITKSFTATAIMNLVEQGKLDLDDPLSLYIPDFPRGDEITLHMLLSHTSGIPANFTREEGMTMDQTLTEIKAKKLDFEPGSSFKYSNGGYVLLASIIEQVSGMTYGDYLQQTVFNPLEMEETGVASPKLNVIQGYVQKENQWTEASYYVSQSGTGTLYSTVDDLLKWDRALYTDEILSQSSLNQMFTPYSARNYGYGWMIKETNAGTTVFHNGSGTGYSTGISRDLKSGTVVILLGNQSGIDMLTMLSDIQDEVQH
- a CDS encoding gluconokinase; this translates as MNKVKDYVLAVDIGTTSVKTLMIHQSGKVKAMHSIGYPLNVPQSDRAEQDPNQIFQATVDAMNVVITKSGIHADDILCVSFSSAMHSLIVVDENHQPLTPSIIWADQRSVVESEGLISSGQGKRIYLKTGTPIHPMSPLTKLIWIRDNHPGIFKQAYKFIGIKEYVFYQLFKQYKVDYSIASGTGMLNIHELIWEEEALQLTGVNKEQLSEPVPSTYRMSGMVAEYASAIGLHQDTPFVIGAADGVLANLGIGVMNSDEVGVTIGTSSAVRTVVRKPTLDPEGRLFCYALTEDYWVIGGASNNGGVVLKWTVDQLFSEGISPLSEHVLQQYTPFLDIAKEAPPGANGLLFLPLLTGERAPFWDANSRGVFFGLSMAHGKSHMMRAAMEGMIFQIGLIVSLLENLSVTPTRIRASGGVVRSELCCQIMADVLGIPVEIPEVIESSGLGAAKLALYAMGVTNDLLDSSDYVSQALYTPIEENHQLYQEFLPLYEQIYAQLKDSFKQIAKFQTSNSDSMKEMMN
- a CDS encoding methyl-accepting chemotaxis protein is translated as MTWLNNLPLSQKIVAGCYIIASLFAIPIIIAFIIMGNIVIGLSLIVVLLALTYPLSRFVERTLTSSFDDISNVTYNISKGDFSVRVSETGSMVSLGRSFNNMIDKLSKILTDASGITKQVMGTSRGITDKNEELRQVMAQVAHSSNELAVGANEISQDIAGMTDSIQDIEQKVSNYTASTKLMNQRSIEMITLVEKGRQSVEKQSEGMRLNISATEKVAETIEDLSKNAQNISKITKSISDIAQQTNLLSLNASIEAARAGEHGKGFAVVAQEVRKLAEESTASTHSVFGLVQSIEQGVKQAIEHIHVNEEVVRLQNDMIGEAEQIFKQIVQSVQYISEQISSFSNESDIMLDGAQKISGAIQNISAITEQSAAGTQQVSASMNSQIDSIQAVAREAESMNTAVFQLQKTLNILKF